A region from the Takifugu rubripes chromosome 22, fTakRub1.2, whole genome shotgun sequence genome encodes:
- the c22h5orf22 gene encoding UPF0489 protein C5orf22 homolog isoform X3, giving the protein MSGVPLKRLYKELPVWIVEDHHDVVGHIYRAIASRHLPQNNIKLVHLDSHPDLLIPVKMSADTVFDKEKLFRCDLFHSFAQMLRRRWGPREKLQLVPHEMIHGGFLCELSIENWIMPMVYAGHVSSVAWLHPYWAQQITEGDHQMIIGRDSSTTTIRLTSTENYFLSDGLYVSKEHLENPKPLRLNVVKVNPIKASHKPTSATGGCNGTNLWDEAGDAEGSTSYIVQRISSLLHETDPYILDIDLDFFSCKNPFKELYTQEQYAILKELYSFRGPGPDADEEQLDDCVDHRIHQLEDLEAAFADLLEDDSEETVTHWASVPGMASLASLVSSLKLRDQCPDYEMVHQAGLTCDSVELPHHISTEDEIDRLIEAVRLFLKALPKPTVVTLSRSSLDEYCPVEQVDSIQSRVLVLLESLYGSLNLHKDYEHCCSESEDCQPQTSTHPEAGTSTGCVGYR; this is encoded by the exons ATGAGTGGTGTGCCACTTAAGAGACTATATAAGGAGCTGCCAGTATGGATAGTGGAGGACCACCATGAT GTTGTGGGTCACATTTATCGTGCGATTGCATCAAGACACCTGCCACAGAACAATATCAAGTTGGTTCATTTAGATTCTCATCCAGACCTGCTCATTCCAGTCAAAATGTCTGCTGACACGGTCTTTGATAAGGAAAAGCTCTTCAGGTGTGATTTGTTTCATTCCTTCGCTCAAATG CTCAGGAGACGGTGGGGACCACGTGAGAAGCTTCAACTGGTACCTCACGAGATGATCCATGGTGGATTTTTATG tGAGCTGAGTATAGAAAACTGGATTATGCCCATGGTTTATGCTGGTCATGTGTCCAGTGTAGCATGGTTGCATCCATACTGGGCCCAGCAGATTACAGAGGGAGACCACCAGATGATTATAGGAAGAGACTCCTCCACTACCACCATCAG GCTGACAAGTACAGAAAACTACTTCTTGAGTGATGGGCTGTATGTTTCAAAGGAACACTTGGAGAACCCTAAACCACTCCGACTGAATGTAGTCAAGGTCAATCCTATCAAAGCAAGTCACAAGCCAACATCAG CAACAGGTGGCTGCAATGGGACAAATTTATGGGATGAAGCTGGCGATGCTGAAGGCTCTACCAGTTACATTGTGCAGAGAATATCCTCACTCTTACATGAAACAGATCCGTACATCCTTGACATCGATTTGGATTTCTTCTCATGTAAGAACCCGTTCAAGGAGCTGTACACACAG GAGCAATATGCCATTCTGAAGGAGCTTTACAGCTTCAGAGGACCCGGCCCTGATGCTGATGAG GAGCAGCTTGATGACTGTGTGGATCATCGTATTCATCAGTTAGAAGACCTGGAGGCAGCCTTTGCTGATCTGTTGGAAGATGATAGTGAAGAAACAGTTACACACTGGGCCAGTGTCCCAGG AATGGCTTCTTTAGCTTCACTGGTTTCCAGTCTGAAGTTGAGAGATCAGTGTCCTGACTATGAAATG GTCCATCAGGCAGGTTTAACCTGTGACTCCGTCGAGCTGCCTCACCACATCAGCACAGAAGATGAGATCGACAGATTAATTGAAGCTGTACGACTGTTCCTTAAAGCTTTGCCCAAACCTACCGTGGTTACCTTGTCCAG ATCCAGTCTCGATGAGTATTGTCCTGTAGAGCAGGTGGATTCCATCCAGAGTAGAGTACTGGTTTTACTGGAAAGCCTGTATGGATCACTAAACCTGCACAAAGACTATGAGCACTGCTGCTCGGAGAGTGAGGACTGCCAGCCTCAGACCTCCACACACCCAGAAGCAGGAACTTCCACTGGGTGTGTTGGGTACAGGTAG
- the c22h5orf22 gene encoding UPF0489 protein C5orf22 homolog isoform X1, producing the protein MSGVPLKRLYKELPVWIVEDHHDVVGHIYRAIASRHLPQNNIKLVHLDSHPDLLIPVKMSADTVFDKEKLFRCDLFHSFAQMLRRRWGPREKLQLVPHEMIHGGFLCELSIENWIMPMVYAGHVSSVAWLHPYWAQQITEGDHQMIIGRDSSTTTIRLTSTENYFLSDGLYVSKEHLENPKPLRLNVVKVNPIKASHKPTSVLCEDTDRLFLKKPRIDENIPGEASCSQFRCSLASPATGGCNGTNLWDEAGDAEGSTSYIVQRISSLLHETDPYILDIDLDFFSCKNPFKELYTQEQYAILKELYSFRGPGPDADEEQLDDCVDHRIHQLEDLEAAFADLLEDDSEETVTHWASVPGMASLASLVSSLKLRDQCPDYEMVHQAGLTCDSVELPHHISTEDEIDRLIEAVRLFLKALPKPTVVTLSRSSLDEYCPVEQVDSIQSRVLVLLESLYGSLNLHKDYEHCCSESEDCQPQTSTHPEAGTSTGCVGYR; encoded by the exons ATGAGTGGTGTGCCACTTAAGAGACTATATAAGGAGCTGCCAGTATGGATAGTGGAGGACCACCATGAT GTTGTGGGTCACATTTATCGTGCGATTGCATCAAGACACCTGCCACAGAACAATATCAAGTTGGTTCATTTAGATTCTCATCCAGACCTGCTCATTCCAGTCAAAATGTCTGCTGACACGGTCTTTGATAAGGAAAAGCTCTTCAGGTGTGATTTGTTTCATTCCTTCGCTCAAATG CTCAGGAGACGGTGGGGACCACGTGAGAAGCTTCAACTGGTACCTCACGAGATGATCCATGGTGGATTTTTATG tGAGCTGAGTATAGAAAACTGGATTATGCCCATGGTTTATGCTGGTCATGTGTCCAGTGTAGCATGGTTGCATCCATACTGGGCCCAGCAGATTACAGAGGGAGACCACCAGATGATTATAGGAAGAGACTCCTCCACTACCACCATCAG GCTGACAAGTACAGAAAACTACTTCTTGAGTGATGGGCTGTATGTTTCAAAGGAACACTTGGAGAACCCTAAACCACTCCGACTGAATGTAGTCAAGGTCAATCCTATCAAAGCAAGTCACAAGCCAACATCAG TTCTGTGTGAAGACACAGACAGACTTTTCCTCAAGAAGCCTCGTATAGATGAGAACATTCCTGGTGAAGCGAGCTGCTCTCAGTTTAGATGTAGTCTTGCCTCTCCAGCAACAGGTGGCTGCAATGGGACAAATTTATGGGATGAAGCTGGCGATGCTGAAGGCTCTACCAGTTACATTGTGCAGAGAATATCCTCACTCTTACATGAAACAGATCCGTACATCCTTGACATCGATTTGGATTTCTTCTCATGTAAGAACCCGTTCAAGGAGCTGTACACACAG GAGCAATATGCCATTCTGAAGGAGCTTTACAGCTTCAGAGGACCCGGCCCTGATGCTGATGAG GAGCAGCTTGATGACTGTGTGGATCATCGTATTCATCAGTTAGAAGACCTGGAGGCAGCCTTTGCTGATCTGTTGGAAGATGATAGTGAAGAAACAGTTACACACTGGGCCAGTGTCCCAGG AATGGCTTCTTTAGCTTCACTGGTTTCCAGTCTGAAGTTGAGAGATCAGTGTCCTGACTATGAAATG GTCCATCAGGCAGGTTTAACCTGTGACTCCGTCGAGCTGCCTCACCACATCAGCACAGAAGATGAGATCGACAGATTAATTGAAGCTGTACGACTGTTCCTTAAAGCTTTGCCCAAACCTACCGTGGTTACCTTGTCCAG ATCCAGTCTCGATGAGTATTGTCCTGTAGAGCAGGTGGATTCCATCCAGAGTAGAGTACTGGTTTTACTGGAAAGCCTGTATGGATCACTAAACCTGCACAAAGACTATGAGCACTGCTGCTCGGAGAGTGAGGACTGCCAGCCTCAGACCTCCACACACCCAGAAGCAGGAACTTCCACTGGGTGTGTTGGGTACAGGTAG
- the c22h5orf22 gene encoding UPF0489 protein C5orf22 homolog isoform X5 → MPMVYAGHVSSVAWLHPYWAQQITEGDHQMIIGRDSSTTTIRLTSTENYFLSDGLYVSKEHLENPKPLRLNVVKVNPIKASHKPTSVLCEDTDRLFLKKPRIDENIPGEASCSQFRCSLASPATGGCNGTNLWDEAGDAEGSTSYIVQRISSLLHETDPYILDIDLDFFSCKNPFKELYTQEQYAILKELYSFRGPGPDADEEQLDDCVDHRIHQLEDLEAAFADLLEDDSEETVTHWASVPGMASLASLVSSLKLRDQCPDYEMVHQAGLTCDSVELPHHISTEDEIDRLIEAVRLFLKALPKPTVVTLSRSSLDEYCPVEQVDSIQSRVLVLLESLYGSLNLHKDYEHCCSESEDCQPQTSTHPEAGTSTGCVGYR, encoded by the exons ATGCCCATGGTTTATGCTGGTCATGTGTCCAGTGTAGCATGGTTGCATCCATACTGGGCCCAGCAGATTACAGAGGGAGACCACCAGATGATTATAGGAAGAGACTCCTCCACTACCACCATCAG GCTGACAAGTACAGAAAACTACTTCTTGAGTGATGGGCTGTATGTTTCAAAGGAACACTTGGAGAACCCTAAACCACTCCGACTGAATGTAGTCAAGGTCAATCCTATCAAAGCAAGTCACAAGCCAACATCAG TTCTGTGTGAAGACACAGACAGACTTTTCCTCAAGAAGCCTCGTATAGATGAGAACATTCCTGGTGAAGCGAGCTGCTCTCAGTTTAGATGTAGTCTTGCCTCTCCAGCAACAGGTGGCTGCAATGGGACAAATTTATGGGATGAAGCTGGCGATGCTGAAGGCTCTACCAGTTACATTGTGCAGAGAATATCCTCACTCTTACATGAAACAGATCCGTACATCCTTGACATCGATTTGGATTTCTTCTCATGTAAGAACCCGTTCAAGGAGCTGTACACACAG GAGCAATATGCCATTCTGAAGGAGCTTTACAGCTTCAGAGGACCCGGCCCTGATGCTGATGAG GAGCAGCTTGATGACTGTGTGGATCATCGTATTCATCAGTTAGAAGACCTGGAGGCAGCCTTTGCTGATCTGTTGGAAGATGATAGTGAAGAAACAGTTACACACTGGGCCAGTGTCCCAGG AATGGCTTCTTTAGCTTCACTGGTTTCCAGTCTGAAGTTGAGAGATCAGTGTCCTGACTATGAAATG GTCCATCAGGCAGGTTTAACCTGTGACTCCGTCGAGCTGCCTCACCACATCAGCACAGAAGATGAGATCGACAGATTAATTGAAGCTGTACGACTGTTCCTTAAAGCTTTGCCCAAACCTACCGTGGTTACCTTGTCCAG ATCCAGTCTCGATGAGTATTGTCCTGTAGAGCAGGTGGATTCCATCCAGAGTAGAGTACTGGTTTTACTGGAAAGCCTGTATGGATCACTAAACCTGCACAAAGACTATGAGCACTGCTGCTCGGAGAGTGAGGACTGCCAGCCTCAGACCTCCACACACCCAGAAGCAGGAACTTCCACTGGGTGTGTTGGGTACAGGTAG
- the c22h5orf22 gene encoding UPF0489 protein C5orf22 homolog isoform X4, whose protein sequence is MIHGGFLCELSIENWIMPMVYAGHVSSVAWLHPYWAQQITEGDHQMIIGRDSSTTTIRLTSTENYFLSDGLYVSKEHLENPKPLRLNVVKVNPIKASHKPTSVLCEDTDRLFLKKPRIDENIPGEASCSQFRCSLASPATGGCNGTNLWDEAGDAEGSTSYIVQRISSLLHETDPYILDIDLDFFSCKNPFKELYTQEQYAILKELYSFRGPGPDADEEQLDDCVDHRIHQLEDLEAAFADLLEDDSEETVTHWASVPGMASLASLVSSLKLRDQCPDYEMVHQAGLTCDSVELPHHISTEDEIDRLIEAVRLFLKALPKPTVVTLSRSSLDEYCPVEQVDSIQSRVLVLLESLYGSLNLHKDYEHCCSESEDCQPQTSTHPEAGTSTGCVGYR, encoded by the exons ATGATCCATGGTGGATTTTTATG tGAGCTGAGTATAGAAAACTGGATTATGCCCATGGTTTATGCTGGTCATGTGTCCAGTGTAGCATGGTTGCATCCATACTGGGCCCAGCAGATTACAGAGGGAGACCACCAGATGATTATAGGAAGAGACTCCTCCACTACCACCATCAG GCTGACAAGTACAGAAAACTACTTCTTGAGTGATGGGCTGTATGTTTCAAAGGAACACTTGGAGAACCCTAAACCACTCCGACTGAATGTAGTCAAGGTCAATCCTATCAAAGCAAGTCACAAGCCAACATCAG TTCTGTGTGAAGACACAGACAGACTTTTCCTCAAGAAGCCTCGTATAGATGAGAACATTCCTGGTGAAGCGAGCTGCTCTCAGTTTAGATGTAGTCTTGCCTCTCCAGCAACAGGTGGCTGCAATGGGACAAATTTATGGGATGAAGCTGGCGATGCTGAAGGCTCTACCAGTTACATTGTGCAGAGAATATCCTCACTCTTACATGAAACAGATCCGTACATCCTTGACATCGATTTGGATTTCTTCTCATGTAAGAACCCGTTCAAGGAGCTGTACACACAG GAGCAATATGCCATTCTGAAGGAGCTTTACAGCTTCAGAGGACCCGGCCCTGATGCTGATGAG GAGCAGCTTGATGACTGTGTGGATCATCGTATTCATCAGTTAGAAGACCTGGAGGCAGCCTTTGCTGATCTGTTGGAAGATGATAGTGAAGAAACAGTTACACACTGGGCCAGTGTCCCAGG AATGGCTTCTTTAGCTTCACTGGTTTCCAGTCTGAAGTTGAGAGATCAGTGTCCTGACTATGAAATG GTCCATCAGGCAGGTTTAACCTGTGACTCCGTCGAGCTGCCTCACCACATCAGCACAGAAGATGAGATCGACAGATTAATTGAAGCTGTACGACTGTTCCTTAAAGCTTTGCCCAAACCTACCGTGGTTACCTTGTCCAG ATCCAGTCTCGATGAGTATTGTCCTGTAGAGCAGGTGGATTCCATCCAGAGTAGAGTACTGGTTTTACTGGAAAGCCTGTATGGATCACTAAACCTGCACAAAGACTATGAGCACTGCTGCTCGGAGAGTGAGGACTGCCAGCCTCAGACCTCCACACACCCAGAAGCAGGAACTTCCACTGGGTGTGTTGGGTACAGGTAG
- the c22h5orf22 gene encoding UPF0489 protein C5orf22 homolog isoform X2, whose product MSGVPLKRLYKELPVWIVEDHHDVVGHIYRAIASRHLPQNNIKLVHLDSHPDLLIPVKMSADTVFDKEKLFSELSIENWIMPMVYAGHVSSVAWLHPYWAQQITEGDHQMIIGRDSSTTTIRLTSTENYFLSDGLYVSKEHLENPKPLRLNVVKVNPIKASHKPTSVLCEDTDRLFLKKPRIDENIPGEASCSQFRCSLASPATGGCNGTNLWDEAGDAEGSTSYIVQRISSLLHETDPYILDIDLDFFSCKNPFKELYTQEQYAILKELYSFRGPGPDADEEQLDDCVDHRIHQLEDLEAAFADLLEDDSEETVTHWASVPGMASLASLVSSLKLRDQCPDYEMVHQAGLTCDSVELPHHISTEDEIDRLIEAVRLFLKALPKPTVVTLSRSSLDEYCPVEQVDSIQSRVLVLLESLYGSLNLHKDYEHCCSESEDCQPQTSTHPEAGTSTGCVGYR is encoded by the exons ATGAGTGGTGTGCCACTTAAGAGACTATATAAGGAGCTGCCAGTATGGATAGTGGAGGACCACCATGAT GTTGTGGGTCACATTTATCGTGCGATTGCATCAAGACACCTGCCACAGAACAATATCAAGTTGGTTCATTTAGATTCTCATCCAGACCTGCTCATTCCAGTCAAAATGTCTGCTGACACGGTCTTTGATAAGGAAAAGCTCTTCAG tGAGCTGAGTATAGAAAACTGGATTATGCCCATGGTTTATGCTGGTCATGTGTCCAGTGTAGCATGGTTGCATCCATACTGGGCCCAGCAGATTACAGAGGGAGACCACCAGATGATTATAGGAAGAGACTCCTCCACTACCACCATCAG GCTGACAAGTACAGAAAACTACTTCTTGAGTGATGGGCTGTATGTTTCAAAGGAACACTTGGAGAACCCTAAACCACTCCGACTGAATGTAGTCAAGGTCAATCCTATCAAAGCAAGTCACAAGCCAACATCAG TTCTGTGTGAAGACACAGACAGACTTTTCCTCAAGAAGCCTCGTATAGATGAGAACATTCCTGGTGAAGCGAGCTGCTCTCAGTTTAGATGTAGTCTTGCCTCTCCAGCAACAGGTGGCTGCAATGGGACAAATTTATGGGATGAAGCTGGCGATGCTGAAGGCTCTACCAGTTACATTGTGCAGAGAATATCCTCACTCTTACATGAAACAGATCCGTACATCCTTGACATCGATTTGGATTTCTTCTCATGTAAGAACCCGTTCAAGGAGCTGTACACACAG GAGCAATATGCCATTCTGAAGGAGCTTTACAGCTTCAGAGGACCCGGCCCTGATGCTGATGAG GAGCAGCTTGATGACTGTGTGGATCATCGTATTCATCAGTTAGAAGACCTGGAGGCAGCCTTTGCTGATCTGTTGGAAGATGATAGTGAAGAAACAGTTACACACTGGGCCAGTGTCCCAGG AATGGCTTCTTTAGCTTCACTGGTTTCCAGTCTGAAGTTGAGAGATCAGTGTCCTGACTATGAAATG GTCCATCAGGCAGGTTTAACCTGTGACTCCGTCGAGCTGCCTCACCACATCAGCACAGAAGATGAGATCGACAGATTAATTGAAGCTGTACGACTGTTCCTTAAAGCTTTGCCCAAACCTACCGTGGTTACCTTGTCCAG ATCCAGTCTCGATGAGTATTGTCCTGTAGAGCAGGTGGATTCCATCCAGAGTAGAGTACTGGTTTTACTGGAAAGCCTGTATGGATCACTAAACCTGCACAAAGACTATGAGCACTGCTGCTCGGAGAGTGAGGACTGCCAGCCTCAGACCTCCACACACCCAGAAGCAGGAACTTCCACTGGGTGTGTTGGGTACAGGTAG